A region of the Pedococcus aerophilus genome:
TGGCCGGCTTCTTCTTCCCCGACTACCACCCCGTCCTCGACGACGTGACCGCCCAGCGGTTGGACCTCAGCGATCCAGATGACGCCCTGGTGCTGGTCATCGTTACTGTGGGGGCTGACATCAGTGCGGCGTACGGCAACCTCTTCGCTCCGGTCGTGGTGAACACACGTACCGGCGCGGCCGAGCAGGTCGTCCTCAGCGGGCAGGACTTCCCGCTGCGGGCTCCTCTCGTGGCTGCCGCCGCGGGTCGCTGACCCGCCGCACACAGCCGTCGACCATGGCCCAGGAAGGGCCAGGGAAGGAGCCGGGACGTGCTCGTGCTCAGTCGCCGCCCGCAGGAGAGCTTCCGCATCGGTCACGACATCGTCATCACGGTGCTGGAGGTCAGCGGCGACAAGGTCCGCATCGGCATCGACGCCCCCTCCCACGTCAAGGTGCACCGGCAGGAGGTCTACCTCGAGGTGCAGAAGGCCAACCTCGAGGCCGCGTCCGCCTCGCCGTCGGCCGCCGCCGACCTGGCTGCCGCGATCCGCGGCACCTCTGCGAAGCCCGCTACCGACGAGCCCGCTGACGAGTCCGCCGCACCCGAGCCGGAGGCCACGGACGTCGACGGCAAGGACGTTCAGGGCAAGGACCGACCCGCTTCCTGACCCGTCGCGAGACGGGTATGCCGCCTGCTCACCCCGCGCCATACCTCCCTGCCCCGCTTGCCCGACCAGTCGGCGACCCACCGGCGCAGTGGCTCCGGACGTCGAGCACGCGAGGCGCCGCGGAGGGTCGCGGTGTGTCGCCCACTGGTCGCGGCCGGCCACCAACCCGGGCAGGTACGCCGCCTGCTCACCCCCGCGCCATACCTCCCTCCCCCGCTTGCCCAACCGGCCGACGATCAGTTCGGCGTGCAAAGGCGCCGGCTGAGCACGCCACGTGACGCACAGACTGCGAGCTGATCGTCCGCCGGTCGCGGCCGGCCACCAACCCGGGCTGG
Encoded here:
- the csrA gene encoding carbon storage regulator CsrA, which translates into the protein MLVLSRRPQESFRIGHDIVITVLEVSGDKVRIGIDAPSHVKVHRQEVYLEVQKANLEAASASPSAAADLAAAIRGTSAKPATDEPADESAAPEPEATDVDGKDVQGKDRPAS
- the fliW gene encoding flagellar assembly protein FliW; the protein is MTTAPRPQATELATIRLDEGLVGFPGTEHYSVIGGDGGVFELAPLDGDGPTFVTAVAGFFFPDYHPVLDDVTAQRLDLSDPDDALVLVIVTVGADISAAYGNLFAPVVVNTRTGAAEQVVLSGQDFPLRAPLVAAAAGR